Genomic DNA from Corylus avellana chromosome ca4, CavTom2PMs-1.0:
CAGTTTCATATATATGGTTCCAAATGGAACAgccacaaaaataaataaataaataaataaataaccactTTCTAATTATGAACAAATTGCAACAACTTGCAATTGCATGGTGTGCCAtggtttgtgtttgtttatCATTCAACTTTATTAAAGGAGACTgataatacataatttttttaaaaaaaatttgtaatatggAATATAGCCATTGTGCTTCTTTGTGTCCAAGCTGCATTCATGCCTGACACATGTTGCCACAACTCCTCTGTTGGGGCATGTCTTTGCTTCGATCATATTTCCCTgttaatgcattttaaaaatgattttgtggttttaatttttccacCGAGGAGAAGGGTGGTTGTGCGATCACCTTTGTCTAGTTGGAGTAGTAGTACAGCTACCTTTATCCAGTTGGGGTGGTGTTGTGTGGTGGCCTTTCGTGTCCACCCTTCTCCATTAGGATTGGTTAATTTGGTTGTGCTACcacttctttctatttttttttttttttttttaaagaaataataagtCAGCCGTacatgttttctcaaaatacacCAGTAAAAAGGTGTTAtaagtgttttgaaaaaaatctttgtgtttTAAGAAGTAAATcctttgttaattgttttaaaaaaagtttgttttctttttgaaaacagaaaacagttTTTGAAGAGTTAAACAAACACAGCCATTAATTACTCATAATTCATGCCATCTTGTTCTCTCTTTTCATAGCCAATCAATGAACTCTTTTCCTCTATGTAGATTCAAGAGAACATGAAAACTGTTGATCTCATCCCTCTACTGACTCCTGCTGTGATGGAAAAGATTGAGGCTGTTGTTCAAAGCAAGCCAAAGCGCCCGGATTCATATAGGTGAAACAATGTATTTAGCTGTCACTGCCTGGTGCTTAGTCATTTCTTGTTTCTCTGAACTACTACTTATGGGATTTCATATGTACCTggtactttttctttcattatcatttttttctcccCTTTTGGTTTCTTGTTTTAGGGACATGGGGAGAGATTTGTGGATGAAGGTCAATTCTAGTGGAACAAACAAATCTGTTTGAATTGCTTactttaaatatgatttttttgagTATTTGCATTAGGTTAGATCTCATTTAAGGTTAATTCCCAACAAggctataaaaaataatcaagggAAATATTGATAGAGGAATGGGCCCAAAAGGGCGAGGCCGGTTTCATCGATTCTTGAATTTGTCTTTTTcactccttttattttattggtcaATACGAGAAGTGATTTCTATTAAACTCCTCATTTGGTGGGGAGTGGAGGTTTAATTAAAGAAGGAAATTGATCATTTCTCTACCCTATAAATTAATGCATTTTCTATCATTCTATGTAGCCTAAAATTGAGGGTAAAGTGAATTATGAATTTTGGTATGTTCTTTACAATTTCTATATTATTGATttgttgttaaaataataatttaaaatttaactattaaaacatgaagaagatgaatttAAATAGACCAATTTACACATCCTTGTTAAAAACTTCAACacgccaaagaaaaaaagaagaaacatgtTCCTAGCTAGCATGTTTGTGTTCATATATATGGTTCCAAAATGATAGAAAGCcacaaaaaaatgttaaaataaaatagaaattctAGCAACCCTCTAATTATGAACAAATTGCAATTATCAGATTCATGAATGAGAAAGTTTCATTTGGAAATCGGAAATAAGCCAACAATTCCATTGATGCGTAGAACATTAGTACAAACCCAAAAGCAATCTCTAAAAAGGTGGTTCCCAAGACAATAACCATTTGAATACAACAAAGATGACGAGCTCAGCAGAAAGATTTGCTGAGGAGCCTTTTAAGtcattgaatttaataaaacattatttcAAAATCATATAATATGAACTAATAATTATGGGATCAAAATAATAGGTACTTGTTACTTTTGGGGAGTAATGtaaggaagaaaggaaaatgtgGTCTGTGTTAAAGCAAGCAGGATCACAAAGACAGCTGCAAAAAACGAAATTGATGCCCAAGGACTGTTGAAGTAGTTGTGCCTCAATTTTGCCTTCCGCACATTCCAAGGTCTGCAGCAATACTTGTTCACATCTCTGAAAATTTGAGCATAGCTCAAGTTGGATACTGTGACACCGTCCCCAAGCTTGTTAAACATGGTGGAGACAGCTTCGTCATCGCCCAACCAATTTTCAATAATTCCTCGTCGACGAAGTAATTCAACATCCTTTGGAGAGTTGATGAGATTATCCATGAAGTTCATATATTCTGTGAAGTATTTGGCATTATTATTTCGACTGTATTGCTCATATGCAATCAGATTTCGGAACAAAGATTCTAATCCATCATCTATTTGCAAAGGTGGAATTTCCATTACCCCATTGTTGAACTTTATGTCAAACAAGTTGACTCCCTCTAGCTTCTTGAATTTGACTCCAGCCTCTTTAATCTCTGTGGCACTAGGTATCGTATTCCACTCTTCCACATCTATAACATTCACATGTGTATTGATTCTTACATATGGTGGAGTGATAGATTTATGTGCCAAAGCAAGTAGATGCCCACTATTTTGGAGCGATTCAGAGCTACGGCGTTCACATGGCAATGAGTCTTCCAAGAAAAACAAGGCTAGATCAATAAGGTTGCCCTGCTGGTTTGGAACAGCTGTCATCTCGAACAATTTAGTGAGAACAAAGAATGGAAGTTGGTTTTCGAATAGCAGTACATCACACAATAACATAGGGCACATCCAATCCAATTGAAAGATTGGGTCACATGGATCACCTATTAGATACCTCCTTCTGAACTTGCGAAACAACTCAATGATGAAACACCCATCAAGAAGCATCATTTCTACAAACTCATCAGTGGTTAGGCTAATGGGTTCTGCATAGCATCTACGAGCTCTTCCTTCCAATTCTCTCATGGCACTAATGTATGCTTCCACACTATTTTCGTTTATCCTTCGAAGAAGTAGGTGTAAATAGCGCAATTTGTGCTCTTCCATCTGCCTCAACCCATCCTTGCCGCGGTGGTAAGGACCAATGGCAAGTAACTGAGGTTCATATGCCTTGTCATTTATGTTGCGTAACTGGCTATGCACTCTAAATATACAACACTCCGGATCATTGGGAGTCAAGCTAGCAAGCTTTCCATTAATACAATGGGAGAGAAGATCAAATCCATTAACGGGCATCATGTACGTTCTAAACAAATTGTGCAAGTCCGATCTGTGCCAAATACTTTTCACAAAGCCAATCACTAACTTTAACGAATTTCAAGCTCACAATTACATATATCCATCTACTAATTAATAAAGTCAAAGTGTTGAAGCCCAATTTCACCTACCAGTCtgtttaggttttttctttccttatttcCCTTCTTTTGCTTACACAACTAGCTAAGCTACTGAAGATTTGGATCTCACTGGCATTTACATTCACTTAGGTTCCATTTTCTAAGCATTATCTTAGAGccacaattattttattttatagctAATTAGTAATAGGATTGTAGCAatatatttatttcacttttatggtaactagcacataacccgcgctatgggcaggattcttcattataatttaatttcaaaaacttaaacgcattctatcttacttttcattatacGTTAAAACAGGTGTATGAAAAAATCTATTACGCctcttttaatgaaaatgcATACTAAATGTTATGCACCTATACATTACTGGacatgtactttttcttttttgaagtgtaccaaacatgtacttaatgaaaagtataaaagaaaaaaaaaatagtaagaagaaaacttgaattctgattatcaaaatattaatagaaaattagtagcAAACTCTgatattattgatgtgatagttattatatttcaatacaaataaaactcataaagttctaatcatttcagaaaaatagagagtaaaataaacaaaatcttacaaataatatatatcattcatTCTTTTTTGAACTAGTAGTCATTACTTTCttattaaaacaaatcaacCGATGGAATGGTATGCTCAATCGTTACAATGTTTGAGatacaatcaaaataaaatcttcacttaataaacaaaatattctctcttctttttaatacaaaataaaacacatatttcactcaatatttaatgcaatcaaataaatctcttcAACACTTTCAATAAATGCTAGAAAATCCGAGTAGatcacaaaaacgaaaaaaaaaaaaaaatccaataaaatattcaaatgaattaaaacataaaatcttattggtgtgata
This window encodes:
- the LOC132178355 gene encoding UPF0481 protein At3g47200-like gives rise to the protein MMPVNGFDLLSHCINGKLASLTPNDPECCIFRVHSQLRNINDKAYEPQLLAIGPYHRGKDGLRQMEEHKLRYLHLLLRRINENSVEAYISAMRELEGRARRCYAEPISLTTDEFVEMMLLDGCFIIELFRKFRRRYLIGDPCDPIFQLDWMCPMLLCDVLLFENQLPFFVLTKLFEMTAVPNQQGNLIDLALFFLEDSLPCERRSSESLQNSGHLLALAHKSITPPYVRINTHVNVIDVEEWNTIPSATEIKEAGVKFKKLEGVNLFDIKFNNGVMEIPPLQIDDGLESLFRNLIAYEQYSRNNNAKYFTEYMNFMDNLINSPKDVELLRRRGIIENWLGDDEAVSTMFNKLGDGVTVSNLSYAQIFRDVNKYCCRPWNVRKAKLRHNYFNSPWASISFFAAVFVILLALTQTTFSFLPYITPQK